In Sulfurihydrogenibium sp., a single window of DNA contains:
- the bamA gene encoding outer membrane protein assembly factor BamA, with protein sequence MVALSAAALLALSYLSNAAEQETITPQIKTPSLQEEASKVYKIEKIEIKGLKFFNEEIIKPLIPFGKGAIVTRDKIESTIRDLYKLGYFQNVEAYTRYTENGIDITFVFTELPVVQRIDFEGNKAVSKDDLIKELGLDLTEKLESGRPLPFSTLGPELQEKLSSIKKGLGRVLSNDEIGQMIKKIEKLYEKKGYYSPKISYYYKGNTLVFKIEEGTKAYVEKINIVGNKNVKTKEILSVMETSERSILKLKLHPALIKETLYEDIDRIKDLYISKGFLDVQISEPEITLVDGKKYVITIKIDEGERYKVGSVKVENNDLFTTKELLDLPDRKSIKPGEYFNSEKVEFIKKHILDNYNDLGYIFANVEVNKIVDKEKKQVDIVFNINKGNIYYVDKIKISGNYESRDSTIRRELRLAPGDVFKKDKLLRSQARLYRLGYYDMIDFDPQVKSDNEMDLETKVNERFTGQMSIGAGYSQQTSLSFFASIRKGNFLGTGDTLGLSLTVGSKYRNNSLNYLHRWAFYKPLDLGLNLYDSYVDYTTFISTKKGFSPTLSYEFKEFWRTGVGLTLEKGEYKDVLDTASTYIKKQAGKYDLYSTYWFINRNSIDNPILPTRGSDVTLTLSAGTGTRDFYKAVFSASKIIPDKIFYTDFLFSVKGTFGFVEKISKTIPLDQLFFVGGDFTIRGFEWGRAGPLDENKDPAGAKREIILNYQLAHPIVERFLWGYVFLDQGKGYDKGNPFSNMYYSTGVGLKIITPFAPIELYYGKVLNPPSGISSSRFGFILGTFF encoded by the coding sequence GTGGTGGCGCTTTCAGCTGCCGCCTTACTCGCATTATCTTACCTCTCAAACGCAGCTGAGCAAGAAACAATAACCCCACAGATCAAAACACCTTCCTTACAAGAAGAAGCATCCAAGGTTTATAAAATAGAAAAAATAGAAATTAAAGGTCTAAAATTTTTCAATGAAGAGATAATTAAGCCTTTAATTCCATTTGGAAAGGGGGCTATAGTCACACGGGATAAAATAGAAAGCACAATAAGAGACCTTTATAAGCTTGGATACTTTCAAAATGTTGAAGCATATACAAGATACACCGAAAACGGAATAGATATAACCTTTGTTTTCACAGAATTACCTGTTGTTCAAAGAATTGATTTTGAAGGAAATAAGGCAGTTTCAAAAGATGATTTGATTAAAGAGCTTGGTCTTGATTTAACAGAAAAATTAGAATCTGGCAGACCTTTACCCTTTTCAACTTTAGGACCAGAGCTACAAGAAAAGCTTTCATCAATAAAAAAAGGTCTTGGTAGAGTTTTATCTAACGATGAAATAGGGCAGATGATAAAAAAGATTGAAAAACTTTATGAAAAAAAAGGTTATTACAGTCCAAAGATATCTTACTACTACAAGGGAAATACTTTAGTTTTTAAAATAGAAGAAGGAACTAAGGCTTACGTTGAAAAAATAAATATAGTAGGAAATAAAAATGTCAAAACAAAAGAAATTCTTTCTGTCATGGAAACATCCGAAAGAAGTATATTAAAACTTAAATTACATCCAGCTTTAATAAAAGAGACCCTTTATGAGGATATAGACAGAATAAAAGACTTATACATTAGTAAAGGGTTTTTAGATGTGCAGATATCAGAGCCTGAAATTACATTAGTAGATGGAAAAAAATACGTCATCACAATAAAGATAGATGAAGGAGAAAGATATAAAGTAGGGTCTGTTAAGGTTGAAAACAATGACTTATTCACCACCAAGGAGCTGTTAGACCTACCGGATAGAAAGAGCATTAAACCCGGCGAGTATTTCAATTCTGAGAAAGTTGAGTTTATCAAGAAGCATATTTTAGATAATTATAACGACCTTGGCTATATATTTGCTAACGTCGAAGTAAATAAAATTGTAGATAAAGAGAAAAAGCAAGTTGATATAGTTTTTAACATAAACAAAGGAAATATTTATTATGTTGATAAAATCAAAATCTCCGGTAACTATGAATCAAGAGACTCTACGATCAGACGGGAACTTAGATTGGCACCAGGAGATGTATTTAAAAAAGATAAGCTTTTAAGGTCTCAAGCAAGATTGTACAGACTTGGTTATTACGATATGATTGATTTTGACCCACAGGTAAAGTCTGATAATGAAATGGATTTAGAGACAAAAGTAAATGAGAGATTTACAGGTCAGATGTCTATAGGTGCAGGATACAGCCAACAAACAAGCCTATCATTCTTTGCATCAATCAGAAAAGGAAACTTCTTAGGTACTGGCGATACTTTAGGACTATCGTTAACAGTTGGCTCAAAGTACAGAAATAACTCTCTAAACTATCTACATAGATGGGCATTTTACAAGCCGCTGGACCTTGGACTAAATTTATATGATTCTTATGTAGACTATACAACCTTTATCTCTACAAAAAAAGGTTTTTCTCCAACCTTATCTTATGAATTTAAAGAATTTTGGAGGACAGGCGTTGGTTTAACCTTAGAAAAAGGTGAGTATAAAGATGTTTTAGATACTGCATCAACATACATTAAAAAGCAAGCTGGAAAGTATGATTTATACTCAACCTACTGGTTTATAAACAGAAACTCAATAGACAATCCTATTCTTCCAACAAGAGGAAGTGATGTAACATTGACGCTTTCTGCCGGTACTGGAACGAGAGATTTTTATAAAGCAGTTTTTAGTGCTTCAAAAATTATTCCAGATAAGATTTTCTATACAGACTTTTTATTCTCTGTCAAAGGTACATTTGGATTTGTAGAAAAGATATCTAAAACAATACCCCTTGACCAGCTTTTCTTTGTAGGTGGCGACTTTACAATTAGAGGTTTTGAATGGGGTAGAGCCGGTCCACTAGATGAAAACAAAGACCCAGCCGGAGCAAAAAGAGAGATTATTTTAAACTATCAGTTAGCACATCCAATTGTAGAAAGATTTTTATGGGGATATGTATTTTTAGACCAAGGTAAAGGTTATGACAAAGGTAATCCATTTTCTAACATGTATTACTCCACAGGTGTGGGCTT